A segment of the Myxococcales bacterium genome:
TCAACTCCTTCGACGCACCAGCCTCCTGGGGTTTCTCCTGGACGGAGTCGCTGCGCCTCCCTTCTCGCCAGCTCCATCGCTCAAGCGCGACGCACCGGATGCGTGGGACCTCCGGACCGTCAGCGCTGCGGATCTCGCGTCCTAGCCCCGCTCAGTAAGCGGTGTCCCGCGCCGCGCGGAGGAGCTTGCTGGCCCACCAGCAGGCCCTGGCCAACGTCGACGCACGACTTCCACTCGTTGTTCCCGTTTGTTCATATCGGACATCGACCTCTCGCAAGGGTGTCTCCAAAGGCGCTCCCCGCCGCGGCTACACACCGCGAGCTCGGCGATGCGGCTTGGAGCGCCCCGAAGGTCGCGTCGACATGCGCTGGCGAGAGATCGGACATGCACCAGTAGAGTGACTGGTTCGCGTCAGGTCCACCGCGCGGAGCCGCGCGCGCTTCTTCTTCGCGTTGGCGCAGGCGCGAATCTGGTCGCCGCCCTTGGCGTCGACGGCGGAGAGGCGCTGTCAACACTCCTTCGTGAGGCGACCGCCGTTGTTGCTCACGCCGGAGGTCTTGAGGCCCCGCACCATTTCGGTGCAGGTCGCATCGACGGCCGGTTGCGGCACGTGTCGCGCATGACGCGGCCTCCGAGCCGGGTCAGATCGTAGTTGCCGATGGGCTTGGTCGCCGAGCTGACTTCGATGTGCGCCGCGAGGCTCTCGAGGACGCTGTTGGAAATCACGACGGACGCTCACCACGTGGAAGCGGACAAATCCTCCACGGCGCGTCGCATTTGTTCTTGGCAGGACTCAGCGGCATGGCCATCGATGGTGGGTGGCCTTTCGTTGTCCCCGTTGTGGCGTTGCCCTGATGACAACCGCGACGGCTCGCCTCTCCGGGTGTTCCCGCTGCGGCGGGCTATGGGTCGGCGCCGGCCCCACGCCCGGCAACCTCGAAGTCGTGGCCGCCACACTCGAGTCGTGTGCGCACGCACGACCGTCCGGCGTTCCCGCTGTCCTGTGTCCCGAGTGCCGTGCGAGCGCGGTGCGCGCAAGATTCGAAGGCGTCGACCTCGACGTCTGCACGCGTCACGGTGTCTGGTTCGATCGAGATGAGGTGGCCAAGGTCCTTGCTCAAGGCTCGGCCCTCTCAACGGCCACGATGCTGGAGGTCGTCCGAGACGCGCAGCGACGGGCCATGGTCCCGTCACCACCGCCGCCGGTACGGCAAGCCGACGCGGCGCAAGATTCCGCCGACGAAGAACACTCGCCCTGGGTCACCGTCGGTTTCCTCGCGCTCTTCCTCGGCGGACCGCCGCTCGTGAACCATGGTCACCGCGTCCCCGAGCTCGCGAAGGTCGTTTTGGCCTTCGTGGAGCGACTCATGGCTCACTGAGCGGAGCGGCGTCGTTGGGTTCACGCGACCAAGCAAAGGCGCTCCTTGGCCACGGCGATGCGGGCGCGCATGCCCCAGGGAAATTCCAGTCGGTCGTCCTCGATCCCGTCGCCAAACACGACGCCCGCCTCGTTCATCTCCGAAGTGATCTCGAGCGCCTCTTCGGCCGTGAGGAGCCCTTGCGTCAGCGACGTCTGCGTCGCCACGCTGGGAAACGCCTCGCGAACGAAGAAGGCGAGGCCCGGCTCCGTCGGCGAAGGCATAGGCGGCGCTGCGACGCGCTCGCGGTGAATGGAGCGCGCCCATCCGGTGGCGCCGGTGCCGGTGGCGACGACCGCGCCCGAGGACGAGTGACGCTCCTCGAGGCCCTTCGCGCGAAGCCGATACCGCGCCGATTGATGCGAGCGATGCCCGACGAAGATCTCGTTGATGGCCAAGAGCCGTTGGCCGTCGTCGAGCCGCGCCTCGACCATGGTGCGCTCTTCACGGGCGCGGCCATCGGCAGAGGCACCGAAGAGGTCCTTGGCGTCTTTCGGCGCGTGCTTCACGAGGACGCCGTCGTAGCTCGCCTTGTCGGGGTTGATGCCGATGACCGGTTGCCCGCGGAGGTACTTGGCAACGTTGGCCACGAGGCCGTCTTGGCCGACCACCACGATGACGTCGGTCGGGTCGAAGACGAAGCGACACAGGTCGCTTCGAGCCACGTGCGTGCGACGCCACGCGCGCGGGATCGCCGCTGCCGCCGCTTGCTCCGCCTCCTTCTGCTTCGCGTGGCGTTGGTCGGCGGCCTCCAGCGTCTGCCCGCGGCCCTTCAGGAAGAACTCCGCTTGCGCCCGCGTGCCGTGGCGCGCCACCACGAGCTCGTAGTCG
Coding sequences within it:
- a CDS encoding NAD(+)/NADH kinase — protein: MGIVSPRAVLVTRATDYELVVARHGTRAQAEFFLKGRGQTLEAADQRHAKQKEAEQAAAAAIPRAWRRTHVARSDLCRFVFDPTDVIVVVGQDGLVANVAKYLRGQPVIGINPDKASYDGVLVKHAPKDAKDLFGASADGRAREERTMVEARLDDGQRLLAINEIFVGHRSHQSARYRLRAKGLEERHSSSGAVVATGTGATGWARSIHRERVAAPPMPSPTEPGLAFFVREAFPSVATQTSLTQGLLTAEEALEITSEMNEAGVVFGDGIEDDRLEFPWGMRARIAVAKERLCLVA
- a CDS encoding zf-TFIIB domain-containing protein codes for the protein MTTATARLSGCSRCGGLWVGAGPTPGNLEVVAATLESCAHARPSGVPAVLCPECRASAVRARFEGVDLDVCTRHGVWFDRDEVAKVLAQGSALSTATMLEVVRDAQRRAMVPSPPPPVRQADAAQDSADEEHSPWVTVGFLALFLGGPPLVNHGHRVPELAKVVLAFVERLMAH